The Scyliorhinus canicula chromosome 11, sScyCan1.1, whole genome shotgun sequence genome contains a region encoding:
- the LOC119973820 gene encoding inositol hexakisphosphate kinase 2-like: MSPALGAMEVENYAKGVLLEPFVHQVGGHSCVLRFNDKTICKPLIQREHQFYETLPAEMCQFTPQYKGVVSVSFEEDEEGNLCLIAYPLSGDQADLENVDNSECEPKNKLIKWSNKKPVLLENDNYGKERVRQNRKEEKMKSHKVDEEFESKKSEVLYYSIEKKSGKVKHNPWSMKCHQQQLKRMKDNAKHRNQYKFILLENLTCRYEVPCVLDLKMGTRQHGDDASEEKKANQIRKCQQSTSAVIGVRVCGMQVYQLDSGQLMFMNKYHGRKLSVQGFKEALYQFLNNGKYLRRDLFEPVLKKLSELKSVLEKQESYRFYSSSLLIIYDGKESTMDSDSEYSEDLSEESADESAGAYAYSNSSSSMVDVRVIDFAHTTCKYFGEDSVVHEGQDTGYIFGLQNLITIIKEIRDNNNE, encoded by the exons ATGAGCCCAGCACTAGGAGCAATGGAAGTGGAGAACTATGCAAAGGGTGTCCTCCTAGAGCCATTTGTTCACCAGGTTGGAGGACATTCGTGTGTCCTCCGTTTTAATGACAAGACCATTTGTAAACCTCTCATTCAACGGGAACACCAGTTTTATGAAACACTGCCTGCAGAGATGTGCCAGTTTACACCACAGTATAAAG GAGTCGTTTCTGTAAGTTTTGAGGAAGATGAAGAAGGAAATCTATGCTTAATTGCCTACCCATTATCAGGGGACCAAGCTGATTTGGAAAATGTAGATAACTCCGAATGTGAACCTAAAAATAAGTTAATAAAATGGAGTAATAAGAAACCCGTGTTACTAGAAAATGACAATTACGGAAAAGAACGGGTCAGGCAAAACCGGAAAGAAGAAAAAATGAAAAG CCATAAAGTAGATGAGGAATTTGAATCTAAAAAGTCGGAGGTATTATATTATAGTATTGAGAAGAAGTCGGGGAAGGTAAAGCACAACCCTTGGAGCATGAAGTGTCACCAGCAACAGTTGAAACGAATGAAGGATAATGCCAAGCACAGAAACCAATATA AATTTATTTTACTGGAGAATTTAACCTGCCGGTATGAAGTCCCATGTGTTCTCGACTTGAAAATGGGAACACGGCAGCATGGGGACGATGCATCGGAGGAAAAGAAGGCTAATCAAATCCGTAAATGTCAGCAGAGCACTTCGGCTGTTATTGGTGTTCGAGTGTGTGGGATGCAG GTATATCAGCTGGACTCTGGCCAACTCATGTTCATGAACAAGTACCATGGAAGGAAGCTTTCTGTACAAGGGTTTAAAGAAGCACTTTACCAGTTTTTAAATAATGGGAAGTACTTGCGCAGGGACCTGTTTGAACCCGTTCTTAAAAAACTTTCTGAACTCAAATCTGTTCTGGAGAAACAGGAGTCGTATCGTTTTTACTCCAGTTCCCTGCTTATCATTTACGATGGCAAAGAGTCGACTATGGATTCTGATTCTGAATATTCTGAAGACCTTTCTGAAGAGTCAGCCGATGAGTCTGCAGGAGCCTATGCTTACTCAAACTCCAGCAGCAGCATGGTTGATGTCCGCGTGATTGACTTCGCTCACACAACGTGCAAGTATTTTGGTGAAGACAGTGTGGTCCACGAAGGGCAGGACACTGGCTATATCTTTGGACTTCAAAATTTAATAACTATTATTAAAGAAATAAGAGATAACAACAATGAATAA